The following DNA comes from Thermoanaerobaculia bacterium.
CTGATCTCGCAACAGCTCGGACTCGCCTTCTTGCCCTTCGTTCTCGCCTGCGCCCTGCCGGTGGTGACGGCGCTCGCCTTCACCTACTGGTTTCTCGCCCGCAGCGTCGCCGGGAACGCGAAGCGCGGCGACACCGGAGAAGGCGAAGACGACGGCGTCCACCGGACCGCACGCCCGATCGAGCGTCAGGAGGCGGAGATTCCACCGGCGCCGGCGCTCGACCGCCGCGAGGCCGCCAAGGCGATCGTCCTGACGGCGGCCGCGATCGCCCTCTTCCTGACACCGGTGCCCGCCTACCTCACCGGCTGCGCCATCGCCGGCATCGTTCTCACCAGCCGACGAATGCACAGCCGCACGATGCTCGGCCTGGTCGACTGGCAGATGCTCGCCCTCTTCGTGGCTCTCTTCATCGTGACGCGCGGCCTCGAGCTCTCGGGGTGGACCGATGCCGGCCAGCGCGCCCTGGCGGAGGCGGGTCTGCCGCTCGCCGAGGTCGGCGTCCTGGTCCCGGTCGTCGCCCTGCTCGGAAATCTGGTCGGCAACGTCCCGGCGGTGATGCTCCTGCTGCGTTTCGTGCCCACCGAGCCCGCCCTGCCCGTCATCGGCTACGCCCTGGCGCTCGCCTCGACCTTCGCCGGCAACGCCCTGCTCATCGGCAGTGTCGCCAACCTCATCGTCGTCGAGCAGGCCGACCGCTTCGGCATTCGCATCGGCTTCCGCGACCACCTCCGCGTCGGCCTCCCCGTCACCCTCGTCTCCCTCGCCGCCGCCCTCGCCATGCTCGCCTGGCTCGCCGGCTGATTCCGGAAGGATCCGGCGGTGGCCCCCTCATCTTGCCGGAGGGAACCTC
Coding sequences within:
- a CDS encoding anion transporter, which codes for MPPPTLPLVLFGATYLLLAIGRIPGLALDRTGFAVLGALAFLATGRISLEEAKAAVDAPTLTLLFSMMLLSAQYQMSGLYGAIGRRLALVRQPRRLLAGVLVVSALLAAVLTNDVVCFALTPLVCAALLATRLDPLPYLLGLACGTNIGSALTPIGNPQNILISQQLGLAFLPFVLACALPVVTALAFTYWFLARSVAGNAKRGDTGEGEDDGVHRTARPIERQEAEIPPAPALDRREAAKAIVLTAAAIALFLTPVPAYLTGCAIAGIVLTSRRMHSRTMLGLVDWQMLALFVALFIVTRGLELSGWTDAGQRALAEAGLPLAEVGVLVPVVALLGNLVGNVPAVMLLLRFVPTEPALPVIGYALALASTFAGNALLIGSVANLIVVEQADRFGIRIGFRDHLRVGLPVTLVSLAAALAMLAWLAG